From a region of the Podospora pseudopauciseta strain CBS 411.78 chromosome 7 map unlocalized CBS411.78m_7, whole genome shotgun sequence genome:
- a CDS encoding uncharacterized protein (COG:S; EggNog:ENOG503P5E4): MPPPKSTQNEYLLPMKEAPAAKTMSSRLMTMKFMQRGAALSAAANNNSPTTPVSATTPTPATPKAAGNDNDNDNDITSSSKRRKYSHAPSFASTAAPQPPLYDQAAIQAAIEEEEKKRIAAVERRAAELGDSHWVLEGVNTGVKKGAKKPLNVVQVGFAQIDYGSSRIAYSGVEDDNPFEEGSAGAAPPLMRFNMKKAEAPKIKSDESSSSDNSDSDSGSVSDDSDSDSSSDEKKTTKNRQQPRGRQQNTNDSASRKRGRSSTLSTKKAEEQKRAQELASQRRKKEVKLNRLSSISGAGGLSSISGGGGLSSPKTSLANMTCHGCGKLGHKNADCPNKRRR, from the exons ATGCCACCCCCCAAATCCACCCAAAATGaatacctcctccccatgaAAGAAGCCCCCGCCGCCAAAACCATGTCCTCACGCCTCATGACCATGAAGTTCATGCAGCGCGGCGCtgccctctccgccgccgccaataACAACTCCCCAACCACTCCCGTTTCCGCAACCACACCGACCCCCGCAACCCCCAAAGCGGCcggcaacgacaacgacaacgacaacgacatcacctcctcctccaaacgcCGTAAATACTCCCACGCCCCTTCCTTCGCCTCTACCGCggcccctcaaccccccctctaCGACCAAGCCGCCATCCAAGCCGCcatcgaagaagaagagaagaagcgAATCGCTGCTGTGGAGAGGAGAGCCGCAGAGTTGGGTGACAGCCACTGGGTTCTGGAGGGTGTGAACACAGGAGTGAAAAAGGGGGCAAAGAAGCCGTTGAATGTTGTGCAAGTGGGCTTTGCGCAGATTGACTATGGCTCATCAAGGATAGCTTACTCTGGTGTCGAGGACGACAACCCATTCGAGGAGGGAAGCGCGGGTGCTGCCCCACCGTTGATGAGATTCAAcatgaagaaggccgag GCCCCCAAGATCAAATCCGACGAGAGCTCCAGTTCCGACAACTCTGACTCTGACAGCGGCTCAGTCTCCGATGATTCCGACTCCGATTCCTCCTCAGACGAGAAAAAGACCACGAAGAACCGACAACAACCCCGTGGCAGGCAACAGAACACCAACGACTCCGCCTCCCGAAAACGCGGCCGATCATCAACCCTTTCGACCAAAAAAGCGGAAGAGCAAAAACGCGCCCAAGAACTCGCCAGccagagaaggaaaaaggaggtcAAGCTCAACAGGCTAAGCTCGATATCTGGCGCGGGGGGGTTAAGCTCAATatctggcggtggtgggctctcctcccccaaaacgtCATTGGCAAACATGACTTGTCATGGGTGCGGTAAGCTGGGGCATAAGAATGCGGATTGCCCTAACAAGAGGAGACGCTAG
- a CDS encoding uncharacterized protein (EggNog:ENOG503P5RA; COG:C), giving the protein MFALRMRAVAQGMPRQLSKRSFTATARQLESTTVPTKGDEKVPQVTGGPAPTTVQQAPNRTEVWSRTQRPRADAMTGPRFEQTDLENQPRPWAAIELIHKEPVRWTHDRVVACDGGGGPAGHPKVYINLDKAEITPCGYCGLPFANEHHRKHLESLPQTSYPLA; this is encoded by the exons ATGTTCGCCTTACGGATGCGGGCGGTGGCCCAGGGCATGCCTCGCCAACTTTCGAAGCGGTCGTTTACTGCTACTGCCCGGCAATTGGAATCCACGACGGTGCCCACCAAGGGCGACGAGAAAGTACCCCAGGTCACCGGTGGCCCTGCGCCCACTACTGTCCAGCAGGCGCCCAACCGCACCGAGGTTTGGTCGCGCACCCAGAGACCCCGTGCTGATGCCATGACTGGCCCTCGTTTCGAGCAGACGGATCTTGAGAACCAG CCCCGCCCCTGGGCTGCTATCGAGCTCATCCACAAGGAGCCCGTCAGATGGACGCACGACCGGGTCGTTGCCTGcgacggtggcggtggtccTGCTGGACACCCCAAGGTTTACATCAACTTGGACAAGGCTGAGATTACGCCTTGCGGTTATTGCGGCCTTCCTTTT GCCAACGAGCATCACAGAAAGCACCTTGAGTCTCTCCCACAGACATCTTATCCCCTGGCTTAA
- a CDS encoding uncharacterized protein (EggNog:ENOG503PH4G) — protein sequence MYFTNLLSLVALASAGPSSINYLHQLSAALVKPAKLVPTAQFNFAPYQVTSIALDCKRPNNKTNYSCELYFALHDPNSVRENNVTSCSCHHTWSWDGVNGSLSTTDWRTPVAGYQLCWRDDWTFFKSSVPSFEHPGNFSLEVAHTYHDDENFTVPWDYPTTIATGEVIIYEYYEGVKKHGDKICLREMGPVNATVVGILD from the exons ATGTACTTCACCAACCTTCTTTCCCTAGTGGCTCTGGCCTCAGCCGGCCCCTCATCCATCAACTACCTCCACCAGctctccgccgccctcgTCAAACCAGCCAAACTCGTCCCCACAGCCCAGTTCAACTTTGCCCCGTATCAAGTCACCAGCATCGCCCTCGACTGCAAGCgccccaacaacaagacgAACTACTCTTGTGAACTTTACT TCGCCCTCCACGACCCCAACTCGGTCCGCGAAAACAACGTCACCTCCTGCAGCTGCCACCACACCTGGTCCTGGGACGGGGTGAACGGGTCCCTCAGCACGACCGACTGGCGGACCCCGGTGGCGGGGTACCAGCTTTGCTGGCGCGACGACTGGACTTTCTTCAAGTCGTCGGTCCCGAGCTTTGAGCACCCGGGGAATTTCAGCTTGGAGGTTGCGCATACGtatcatgatgatga GAACTTTACCGTGCCTTGGGACTATCCGACTACGATTGcgacgggggaggtgattATATATGAGTATTAtgagggggtgaagaagcaTGGGGATAAGATTTgcttgagggagatggggccGGTGAATGCGACTGTTGTGGGGATTTTGGACTAG
- a CDS encoding uncharacterized protein (EggNog:ENOG503NXEN; COG:S) yields MPSRSYPWSGKNNRSQHNLVGTTAAEDAGQSGQQPSVPGSAVTNPPSAGGSAAANPPSASPNPTFSSSESFQHDTSNNRSSHQQPPPPPPHLLQHSNSVSGAAFDSRPPREHDYADQVSRSQSQRYPQISPVTTQLHHHHPQQQQHQQQQHQQQQQQQQGQQQSQHSPRHSHPFGSGSAEDLSAAGGQSISSPITGPPQPLFSQQQQQPPPAPQKQKSSTRKLVKNIFSRDHAPQVPQNNYNSPPGVNRRNSKRVSLPPPAPPSLRTGLTQVSQVSLDQQQLDWQNQAPPSQPSPLQGVGDFRESYVIDGSDQELHLQNPHDIQQHPTIRPVPPSDSDNSPYSADESAYRQHQGHFQHNDHTPPEQQYGQAIFEPQPNQQLSPHSQQQQQHPHLQQQQQQQQQYHYSSPQQSQYQSGFSGHLANPQQQNPETISQLSHESPVTDSDQRSASNIQAQSSQTSSAVSYPHQAQDIPGRPNPQSAAQGQAPQQQPQSMAPPTGGQPPARRSQEADKGLRDLAQAPPGPPPSYRQSQQPNMNNPLPQPPNAPGANPAFRTSNVPDRQFDGPGDIAGRNSPQPPPSDRGEDPDKAFKDLLTKYKNVKRLYFDGKKEIEQLSGQVEQLQNAIANQRMSQSRTSLDDSEYSTRFNRLNGAINNLSFNIRKDWQSLPQWLVPYVSPEALKTGKQEMTAVGRAVITRWLVEEIFNRCFHPGLEPELSRQLKMIERNIRNFSYTLSSQEEYDALTSKVVSWRMATLEGLQDALRSGEAVNYKADFTRRATTDLTASLFHHLSNPPPPGVDGSASMIVELAVGIAANLPLESRDVAITYPLPESPIQPDIMEVEKQGLPALEARPAEGDDEGAGDEKEGGGKDKDARRNDKSRAGMLSVLGGGGSTPGSRKGSVVDANQIAPPSKDGGKVRFAGFVAVEVRGRQVLIKAPVWTLA; encoded by the exons ATGCCGTCCAGGAGTTATCCATGGTCTGGCAAGAACAATCGCTCTCAGCATAACCTCGTCGGCACCACAGCCGCCGAGGACGCTGGACAATCAGGGCAGCAGCCATCAGTCCCCGGATCagctgtgacgaaccccCCGAGTGCGGGTGGGAGCGCTGCTGCAAACCCCCCCTCAGCCTCGCCCAACCCGACCTTCAGCTCTAGCGAATCCTTTCAGCACgacaccagcaacaaccggtcaagccatcaacaacctccaccgcctcccccccatctg CTGCAGCACTCCAACAGTGTCTCGGGGGCAGCATTTGACTCGCGCCCGCCACGGGAGCACGATTACGCTGACCAGGTCTCGCGCTCCCAATCCCAACGCTATCCCCAGATCTCCCCCGTGACGACccaacttcaccatcaccacccccagcaacagcagcaccaacaacaacaacatcagcagcagcagcagcagcagcagggtcAGCAGCAATCCCAACACTCGCCGCGCCACTCGCACCCGTTCGGATCCGGGTCTGCTGAGGATCTCTCGGCCGCGGGCGGACAAAGCATCTCGTCCCCCATAACTGGACCCCCGCAACCCCTCTTTagccagcaacagcagcaacccccgCCAGCACCACAAAAGCAAAAGTCGTCCACTCGCAAGCTGGTCAAGAACATCTTCAGTCGCGACCACGCACCTCAGGTTCCGCAAAACAATTACAACAGTCCTCCCGGCGTTAACCGTAGAAATTCGAAGCGCGTGAGCCTTCCcccgccagcaccaccaagccTCCGGACTGGTCTCACCCAGGTGTCCCAAGTCTCGCTCGACCAGCAACAGCTCGATTGGCAGAACCAGGcgcctccatctcaaccaTCCCCATTGCAAGGCGTAGGAGACTTCCGCGAGTCGTACGTGATTGACGGATCTGACCAAGAGTTACACCTGCAGAACCCCCACGATATCCAACAGCATCCCACCATACGGCCTGTTCCCCCTTCGGACTCGGACAACTCGCCTTACTCGGCTGACGAAAGTGCATACCGTCAGCATCAGGGCCACTTTCAGCACAACGACCACACACCGCCCGAGCAGCAATACGGGCAGGCCATCTTCGAACCGCAACCCAACCAGCAATTGTCCCCTCAttcgcaacaacaacaacagcaccctcacctccaacagcagcagcaacagcagcagcagtaccACTATTCAAGCCCGCAGCAGTCGCAATACCAGAGCGGATTTAGTGGACATCTAGCCAATCCCCAACAGCAGAATCCCGAGACGATTTCGCAACTGTCGCATGAGTCTCCTGTTACCGACTCAGACCAGCGTTCGGCGTCGAACATCCAAGCTCAGAGTTCGCAGACGTCCTCGGCGGTAAGCTACCCACATCAGGCGCAGGATATCCCCGGCCGGCCGAATCCACAATCGGCGGCGCAAGGTCAAGCCccgcagcaacaaccacagtcCATGGCTCCACCCACGGGCGGACAACCCCCGGCACGACGATCCCAAGAGGCAGACAAAGGACTACGGGACCTTGCCCAAGCCCCGCCTGGGCCACCGCCCAGCTATCGCCAGAGCCAGCAACCCAACATGAACAACCCCTTACCACAGCCTCCTAATGCCCCTGGGGCGAATCCGGCTTTCCGGACGAGCAATGTACCAGATAGACAGTTTGACGGGCCAGGGGATATTGCAGGTCGCAAcagccctcaacctccaccaagTGACCGTGGAGAAGACCCAGATAAGGCGTTTAAAGACCTTT TGACCAAGTACAAGAATGTAAAGCGTCTCTATTTTGacgggaagaaggagattgagcAATTGAGTGGCCAAGTTGAGCAACTTCAAAACGCCATTGCCAACCAGCGAATGTCTCAGAGCCGAACCTCTCTCGACGATAGCGAGTACTCGACCCGCTTTAACCGCCTCAATGGCGCCATCAATAACCTCTCGTTCAACATTCGAAAGGACTGGCAATCACTTCCGCAGTGGCTAGTCCCCTATGTTAGCCCAGAAGCGCTCAAGACGGGCAAACAAGAGATGACAGCTGTTGGGCGGGCAGTAATAACCCGGTGGCTCGTAGAAGAGATCTTCAACCGGTGTTTTCACCCAGGTCTCGAGCCTGAGCTGAGTCGGCAGCTGAAGATGATTGAGCGGAACATTAGAAACTTTAGCTACACGTTGAGCAGTCAAGAGGAGTATGATGCGCTGACGAGCAAGGTGGTGAGCTGGCGCATGGCTACGCTGGAAGGGTTGCAAGACGCTCTGCGCAGTGGGGAGGCGGTGAACTACAAGGCCGACTTCACTCGGCGAGCGACGACGGACCTGACGGCATCTCTGTTTCACCATTTGTCGAACCCACCGCCGCCTGGCGTAGATGGCAGTGCCAGTATGATTGTGGAGCTAGCCGTGGGCATTGCGGCCAACCTGCCGCTGGAGAGCCGCGATGTTGCCATCACCTATCCACTGCCGGAGTCACCTATTCAGCCGGACATCATGGAGGTTGAGAAGCAAGGGCTTCCGGCTCTGGAGGCCCGGCCGGCAGAGGGAGATGACGAGGGTGCAGGTGATGAGAAAGAGGGCGGAGGAAAAGACAAAGATGCCCGGCGCAATGACAAGTCCAGAGCGGGCATGTTGAGCGTGCTAGGCGGAGGTGGGAGCACGCCGGGGAGCAGAAAGGGGAGTGTCGTGGATGCGAACCAGATTGCACCACCGTCCAAGGACGGTGGCAAGGTTCGCTTTGCCGGGTtcgttgctgttgaggtCAGGGGTCGCCAGGTGCTGATTAAGGCTCCGGTCTGGACGCT